A genome region from Erigeron canadensis isolate Cc75 chromosome 3, C_canadensis_v1, whole genome shotgun sequence includes the following:
- the LOC122591100 gene encoding uncharacterized protein At5g49945-like has translation MANTLFHFITLLSITSIIIISATAPQFEGFEYEEPDSGDLPISDLPRRPPPSTTLSTDHPPTDPQSDHTPNPNPEPNPETTSFEYWDEDEFEGFPTNPESITEPEIIKSVDSNISEPDNFGNETVNAFEHIPLTKKVRIYIIEIICITFFILFVINFFVGKKQNETLALSWASKFATRNTIFDKNFSLLGVGDDENDDSPLLLKEGQNVFKFYVSGRRFCQGLVATMDLKNRHDLITRIWNVVFPCSDEIRFEVYMNDDAMDHVVFALGKKKVVKGMQKEERDLQRFGSLISSGPSGRKWVADELMVVSESKEVAADLINESVIDQVFGEKAYEKFGKWLISMHFSDQQQSSHRKMLVFKFALPDANHMADMTRLVALVPYYIDLIGRYKLSSQARSKTEAARTKAAQEVYKELQNARQEALQRKKTERRKMMEEAESKLNAEAVRRKEAKERARQLKKAMPKIKMSRGG, from the exons ATGGCCAACACTCTCTTCCATTTCATCACTCTCCTTTCCATCACCTCCATCATCATTATCTCCGCCACCGCCCCTCAATTCGAAGGCTTCGAGTACGAGGAGCCAGATTCCGGCGACCTCCCAATCTCCGATCTCCCCCGCCGTCCTCCTCCCTCCACCACCCTCTCCACCGACCATCCCCCGACGGACCCCCAATCTGATCACACTCCAAACCCTAACCCTGAACCTAATCCCGAAACGACGTCGTTTGAATACTGGGATGAAGATGAATTCGAAGGCTTTCCCACCAATCCTGAATCGATCACCGAACCGGAAATTATTAAATCGGTCGATTCTAACATTTCTGAACCGGATAATTTTGGTAATGAAACGGTCAACGCTTTTGAACATATACCATTGACTAAAAAAGTTAGGATATATATAATAGAGAttatatgtataacattttttatcttatttgtgattaatttttttgttggtAAAAAGCAAAATGAGACACTAGCATTATCATGGGCGAGTAAATTCGCGACACGTAACACGATTTTCGATAAGAATTTTAGTTTGTTAGGCGTAGGAGACGACGAAAACGATGATTCGCCTTTGTTGTTAAAAGAAGGGCAAAATGTGTTTAAGTTTTATGTGAGTGGGCGTAGGTTTTGCCAAGGGTTAGTGGCAACAATGGACCTAAAAAACCGACACGATTTGATTACTAGGATTTGGAATGTGGTTTTTCCGTGTAGTGACGAGATTAGGTTTGAGGTTTATATGAATGATGATGCAATGGATCATGTTGTTTTTGCTTTGGGGAAAAAGAAGGTTGTGAAGGGTATGCAGAAGGAGGAGAGGGATTTGCAGAGGTTTGGGAGTTTGATTAGTTCCGGGCCGAGTGGGAGAAAGTGGGTTGCGGATGAGTTGATGGTTGTGTCAGAATCGAAAGAGGTGGCTGCTGATTTAATCAATGAGTCTGTGATTGATCAG GTGTTTGGTGAAAAAGCATATGAGAAGTTTGGAAAATGGCTCATATCAATGCATTTCTCAGATCAGCAGCAGAGCTCACACAGGAAGATGCTGGTATTCAAGTTTGCTCTTCCTGATGCTAACCATATGGCTGATATGACACGGCTTGTAGCGCTAGTCCCCTATTACATTGACCTAATTGGCCGTTACAAACTCAGTTCACAG GCCCGATCCAAAACTGAAGCAGCACGAACAAAGGCTGCACAGGAGGTGTACAAGGAACTTCAGAATGCAAGACAAGAAGCATTGCAAAGAAAGAAAACAGAGAGGAGGAAGATGATGGAGGAGGCTGAGTCAAAACTTAATGCTGAGGCCGTTCGTAGGAAAGAAGCAAAGGAGCGGGCCCGGCAATTAAAGAAAGCCATGCCCAAAATCAAGATGTCCCGTGGTGGCTAA
- the LOC122591102 gene encoding WEB family protein At3g51220-like, giving the protein METENRPPRQAIDYSSNVDTSSAFRSVKEAVEVFGEKFLTGEIFLPSPKPPLLIPKQETLSWKSTHSSQTSWKSCSSPREVEEEPPSLVVSSLKKLEMELEETKKELKLLKDRESETEVALASLNAELHKNMSKIAKAEAAEAAEKAATMISKSSSLAPMTSTGGGGGGRKVIEKKVVKKKPIIPLLGDLFSKNKKKGGKSSNASLLNPIYTSSQMHWV; this is encoded by the coding sequence ATGGAAACCGAAAACCGACCACCACGTCAAGCCATCGACTATAGCTCCAATGTAGACACATCTAGTGCTTTTCGTTCGGTGAAAGAAGCCGTGGAGGTCTTTGGTGAGAAGTTTCTCACTGGTGAAATATTCTTGCCATCACCTAAACCACCTCTTTTGATACCAAAACAAGAAACATTGTCATGGAAATCCACACATAGCTCTCAAACCTCATGGAAATCATGCTCATCGCCTCGAGAAGTTGAAGAAGAGCCGCCATCTTTGGTTGTTAGCTCCTTGAAAAAGCTTGAGATGGAACTTGAGGAAACAAAGAAAGAGTTGAAGTTATTGAAAGATAGAGAGTCTGAAACCGAGGTGGCTTTGGCTTCTTTAAACGCCGAGCTTCATAAGAACATGTCAAAGATCGCGAAAGCTGAGGCAGCCGAGGCAGCTGAGAAAGCGGCGACAATGATATCAAAGTCGTCGTCTTTGGCTCCAATGACTAGTACAGGTGGTGGGGGTGGAGGGAGGAAAGTGATAGAGAAAAAAGTAGTGAAGAAAAAACCCATAATTCCTCTTTTAGGAGACTTGTTTTCCAAGAATAAGAAGAAAGGGGGGAAATCATCAAATGCTTCTCTATTGAATCCAATTTATACATCTTCTCAAATGCATTGGGTTTAA
- the LOC122591101 gene encoding nifU-like protein 2, chloroplastic isoform X2, which yields MQCMLSNSSSSCSYAASSSCSPFPKVSSSILGNRLSFPRGVSRLPKLRVSPASGSKVVKAVATPYSAVELPLTAENIESVLDEIRPYLIADGGNVALHEIDGNIVRLKLQGACGSCPSSVTTMKLGIERRLMEKIPEIVAVEPIPDEETGLELNEENIEKVLEEIRPYLVGAAGGSVELVSIEEPIVKVRLTGPAASVMTVRVALTQKLREKIPSIAAVQLLQ from the exons atgcaGTGTATGTTGAGCAATTCTTCTTCTTCCTGTTCTTATGCTGCTTCTTCTTCATGTTCACCCTTCCCCAAG GTTTCAAGTAGTATATTGGGCAACAGACTATCTTTTCCAAGGGGCGTTTCAAGGTTACCGAAACTCCGGGTTTCGCCGGCTTCAGGTTCGAAAG TTGTAAAGGCTGTTGCTACTCCATATTCGGCTGTTGAATTGCCTCTTACAGCTGAAAACATTGAGAGCGTATTGGATGAAATCCGACCTTATCTCATTGCGGATGGAGGTAATGTTGCATTACACGAAATTGATGGAAATATTGTACGCTTAAAGTTACAAGGAGCTTGTGGTTCCTGTCCAAGTTCTGTAACCACAATGAAATTGGGTATCGAAAGGCGTCTTATGGAGAAGATCCCTGAAATAGTTGCAGTTGAACCAATCCCAGATGAAGAAACTGGACTTGAACTCAATGAAGAAAACATTGAGAAG GTGCTGGAAGAAATACGTCCGTATCTTGTTGGGGCAGCAGGTGGATCAGTAGAGCTGGTGTCCATAGAAGAGCCGATAGTAAAAGTACGCTTAACAGGTCCTGCAGCAAGTGTAATGACTGTAAGAGTTGCCCTGACTCAGAAACTGCGCGAGAAAATACCTTCCATAGCTGCAGTTCAACTTTTACAATAG
- the LOC122591101 gene encoding nifU-like protein 2, chloroplastic isoform X1 yields MQCMLSNSSSSCSYAASSSCSPFPKLQVSSSILGNRLSFPRGVSRLPKLRVSPASGSKVVKAVATPYSAVELPLTAENIESVLDEIRPYLIADGGNVALHEIDGNIVRLKLQGACGSCPSSVTTMKLGIERRLMEKIPEIVAVEPIPDEETGLELNEENIEKVLEEIRPYLVGAAGGSVELVSIEEPIVKVRLTGPAASVMTVRVALTQKLREKIPSIAAVQLLQ; encoded by the exons atgcaGTGTATGTTGAGCAATTCTTCTTCTTCCTGTTCTTATGCTGCTTCTTCTTCATGTTCACCCTTCCCCAAG TTGCAGGTTTCAAGTAGTATATTGGGCAACAGACTATCTTTTCCAAGGGGCGTTTCAAGGTTACCGAAACTCCGGGTTTCGCCGGCTTCAGGTTCGAAAG TTGTAAAGGCTGTTGCTACTCCATATTCGGCTGTTGAATTGCCTCTTACAGCTGAAAACATTGAGAGCGTATTGGATGAAATCCGACCTTATCTCATTGCGGATGGAGGTAATGTTGCATTACACGAAATTGATGGAAATATTGTACGCTTAAAGTTACAAGGAGCTTGTGGTTCCTGTCCAAGTTCTGTAACCACAATGAAATTGGGTATCGAAAGGCGTCTTATGGAGAAGATCCCTGAAATAGTTGCAGTTGAACCAATCCCAGATGAAGAAACTGGACTTGAACTCAATGAAGAAAACATTGAGAAG GTGCTGGAAGAAATACGTCCGTATCTTGTTGGGGCAGCAGGTGGATCAGTAGAGCTGGTGTCCATAGAAGAGCCGATAGTAAAAGTACGCTTAACAGGTCCTGCAGCAAGTGTAATGACTGTAAGAGTTGCCCTGACTCAGAAACTGCGCGAGAAAATACCTTCCATAGCTGCAGTTCAACTTTTACAATAG